The Anopheles merus strain MAF chromosome 2L, AmerM5.1, whole genome shotgun sequence genome has a segment encoding these proteins:
- the LOC121591383 gene encoding kinesin-like protein KIF13A isoform X1, producing MSDKIRVAVRVRPFNRRELELATENVIEMNGTQTILKYPASLDKMERKPPKIFAFDHCFYSTDANANNFASQELVFNNIGRDILENAFQGYNACIFAYGQTGSGKSYTMMGSQDSKGIIPRLCDELFASIAAKQTDELNYKVEVSYMEIYNEKVHDLLDPKTAKQSLKVREHNVLGPYVDGLSQLAVTSFLDIDNLMAEGNKSRTVAATNMNSESSRSHAVFTVVLTQTLIDTLSGVTGEKVSRVSLVDLAGSERAVKTGAVGDRLKEGSNINKSLTTLGLVISKLADSTGGKNKDKFVPYRDSVLTWLLKDNLGGNSRTVMLATLSPAADNYEETLSTLRYADRAKRIVNHAVVNEDPNARIIRELRKEVETLREMLKHATGSNFGDMKRVDIHDKLAESENLMKQISQTWEEKLEKTEQIQSERQQALEKMGISVQDSGIKVEKNKYYLVNLNADPSLNELLVYYLKEETLIGGRSSSGSKQPDIQLLGLGIQPEHCLITIEDGELYMDPIENARCYVNGSVVSDKMALHHGDRILWGNHHFFRVNCPKSATNSTALGASEPQTPAQHMDYYYAQEELMQNELSNNPIQAAISRLEKQHEEDKQVALEKQRQEYEKQFQQLRNILSPTTPYAPYAPYDPFRLGKLPPNTPTAQLRVEKWAQERDEMFKRSLGQLKTDIVRANALVQEANVLAEEMDKQTKFSVTLQIPPANLSPNRKRGAFVSEPAILVRRMNSGSQIWSMEKLENKLIDMRDMYQDYKERHQAAMEEAKAKSDPFYESQENHNLIGVANIFLEVLFHDVKLDYHTPIISQQGEVAGRLQVEISRVAGTFPQDRMCESASESSADSHEDDEDSPDTPSPPPPTNSNQISCRISIKQASGLPLYLSNFVFCQYSFWNHEVAVVPATNQEVAGHNQNITFKFDHEADYIVTMNEEFLEHCSDGALSIEVWGHRSVGFSRMKDWEVEQQQAKARSLADRWAELSRKIELWVEIHELNDNGDWAPVEVQCARDMLTGGVYQLRQGFQRRVMVRVKPVQNSGTLPIICQSIINVSMGCVTVRSKLQKPMDSYQEEDLTVLRDKWSEALGRRRQYLDQQIQRLINKDDKTEQEKEREQSLVNQWVSLTEERNAVLVPAPGSGIPGAPASWDPPLGMEPHVPVLFLDLNADDLSTQGLSNDEVPMAGLNSILPKEHGNKFYNLQIIQHLDKDICAICSWDSSIHDCAALNRITEANERVYLILKTTVRLSHPAPMDLVLRKRLALNIYKRQSFTDRLKKLRIGRAESLSLQSGVTYEVVSNIPKASEELEDRESLAQIAATGDDCSASDGETYIEKYTKGVSAVESILTLDRLRQSVAVKELEQVRGPALSMRKTASVPNFSQAVKDARELSTSLTTSRTMRFFDASFESLLSIGRSESYADLKMGLNNAQSTRETANSRQKMKNNNGEESSSSGYGAARPTFLNLNINLNSLRLQPTKPSPAASKLAQRMTTLHEEPLIKQICYEEEGEDHFSEPDYPEYNDFYEQPMGKKPSLSKMKSSYTVESFIDIDKRSQSAGGEGMNSAGGKFASKTKAESASMGGISSAPVSGGSAGGPGAKYQTMTPSMSSSTSSGYGSQAVSCSNLTNDDTYSIRSMSVGETPDTMSPSNKMQEQIMSTSSSTNAKSEEESVTSPTTSTTASEHTLMAESMDSYSSSPTTRAPLGELPKRVNPFLKDANIEAFDDGIAQLDAAKDEQPQQQASEEDEGLGGEQSQSESTTTMSDSTQMVDESEESDHSSANTKHSSDVMESSFSSTPGKQEIIPDWVVVGESVLIRPYNTSGVIAFVGATHFQGGTWIGVELDTPTGKNDGTVQGIQYFDCRPKHGIFVRFDKLILDKRGRAMRELKKAEKMKAELAGGKGGQRPLTGGTGTATNGPRK from the exons ATGTCGGACAAAATCAGAGTAGCCGTGCGGGTTCGCCCGTTCAACCGGCGAG aACTCGAACTGGCCACAGAAAACGTGATAGAAATGAATGGTACACAGACGATTTTGAAATATCCTGCCAGCCTAGATAAAATGGAAAG GAAGCCGCCGAAGATCTTCGCTTTCGATCACTGCTTCTACTCGACCGATGCGAACGCGAACAACTTTGCGTCACAGGAGCTCGTCTTCAACAACATCGGTCGGGACATACTGGAGAACGCGTTCCAGGGCTACAATGCGTGCATCTTCGCGTACGGCCAGACCGGCTCGGGCAAATCGTACACGATGATGGGCAGCCAGGACAGCAAGGGCATCATACCGCGGCTGTGCGACGAGCTGTTCGCCTCGATCGCCGCCAAGCAGACGGACGAGCTGAACTACAAGGTGGAGGTCTCGTACATGGAGATCTACAACGAGAAGGTGCACGATCTGCTCGATCCAAAGACGGCCAAACAGTCGCTGAAGGTGCGCGAGCACAACGTGCTCGGACCGTACGTCGATGGGCTGTCGCAGCTGGCAGTTACGTCCTTCCTG GACATCGATAACCTGATGGCAGAGGGCAACAAATCGCGTACGGTTGCAGCAACGAACATGAACTCGGAATCGTCCCGGTCGCATGCAGTGTTCACCGTTGTGCTGACGCAGACACTAATCGACACGCTGTCCGGGGTTACCGGCGAGAAGGTGTCACGCGTGTCGCTGGTCGATCTGGCCGGTAGCGAGCGGGCGGTGAAAACTGGCGCCGTCGGCGACCGGCTGAAGGAGGGctcaaacatcaacaaaagtCTTACCACGCTCGGTCTGGTGATATCGAAGCTGGCCGACAGTACGGGCGGCAAGAACAAGGACAAGTTTGTGCCGTACCGCGACTCGGTGCTAACGTGGCTGCTGAAGGACAATCTCGGCGGCAACTCGAGGACGGTGATGTTGGCCACACTGTCACCGGCGGCGGACAATTACGAGGAGACGCTGTCCACGCTCCGGTATGCGGATCGGGCGAAGCGAATCGTCAACCACGCGGTGGTGAACGAAGATCCGAATGCGCGCATCATCCGCGAGCTGCGCAAAGAGGTGGAAACGCTGCGCGAGATGCTGAAGCACGCCACGGGCAGCAACTTTGGCGACATGAAGCGCGTCGACATTCACGACAAGCTGGCGGAGAGCGAGAACCTGATGAAGCAGATTTCGCAGACGTGGGAGGAGAAGCTGGAGAAGACGGAACAGATCCAAAGCGAGCGACAGCAGGCGCTGGAGAAGATGGGCATTAGCGTGCAGGACAGTGGCATCAAGGTGGAGAAGAACAAGTACTATCTGGTCAATCTGAATGCGGATCCGTCGCTGAACGAGCTGCTGGTGTACTACCTGAAGGAGGAAACACTGATCGGTggccgcagcagcagtggcagcaagCAGCCCGACATTCAGCTGCTCGGGCTCGGCATCCAGCCGGAGCACTGTCTCATCACGATCGAGGACGGCGAACTGTACATGGATCCGATTGAGAATGCGCGCTGCTACGTGAACGGGTCTGTCGTGAGCGACAAAATGGCGCTGCACCATGGCGATCGTATCCTGTGGGGCAACCATCACTTTTTCCGCGTCAACTGTCCAAAGTCGGCCACAAACAGCACGGCACTGGGTGCCTCGGAACCGCAGACACCGGCACAGCACATGGATTACTACTACGCGCAGGAAGAGCTGATGCAGAACGAGCTGAGCAACAATCCGATTCAGGCGGCTATCTCGCGGCTCGAGAAGCAGCACGAGGAGGACAAGCAGGTGGCGCTGGAGAAGCAGCGGCAGGAGTACGAGAAGCAGTTCCAGCAGCTGCGCAACATCCTGTCGCCGACGACTCCCTACGCACCGTACGCACCGTATGATCCGTTCCGGCTGGGCAAGCTGCCACCGAACACGCCGACGGCGCAGCTGCGCGTCGAGAAGTGGGCGCAGGAGCGGGACGAGATGTTCAAACGATCGCTGGGCCAGCTGAAAACGGACATCGTGCGGGCGAACGCGCTCGTGCAGGAAGCCAACGTGCTGGCGGAGGAGATGGACAAGCAGACCAAGTTCAGCGTTACGCTGCAGATTCCGCCGGCCAATCTCAGCCCGAACCGGAAGCGCGGTGCGTTCGTGAGCGAACCGGCCATTCTGGTGCGGCGCATGAACTCGGGCAGCCAGATCTGGAGCATGGAGAAGCTCGAGAACAAGCTGATCGACATGCGCGACATGTACCAGGACTACAAGGAGCGCCACCAGGCCGCGATGGAGGAGGCGAAGGCAAAGTCGGATCCGTTCTACGAGTCGCAGGAGAACCACAACCTGATCGGTGTGGCAAACATCTTTCTGGAGGTGCTGTTCCACGACGTGAAGCTGGACTACCACACGCCGATCATCAGCCAGCAGGGTGAGGTGGCGGGCCGGCTGCAGGTGGAGATAAGCCGCGTGGCCGGCACCTTCCCGCAAGATCGTATGTGCGAGTCGGCCTCCGAGAGCTCGGCGGACAGCCACGAGGACGATGAGGACTCGCCGGACACGCCGTCACCGCCGCCGCCCACCAACAGCAATCAGATCAGCTGCCGGATCAGCATCAAGCAAGCGTCTGGGCTGCCGCTCTACCTGTCCAACTTTGTGTTCTGCCAGTACTCGTTCTGGAACCACGAGGTGGCGGTAGTGCCGGCGACCAATCAGGAGGTAGCCGGCCACAACCAAAACATAACGTTCAAGTTCGACCACGAAGCGGACTACATCGTGACGATGAACGAGGAGTTCCTCGAACACTGCTCGGACGGTGCGCTCTCGATCGAGGTGTGGGGACATCGATCGGTCGGTTTCTCCCGCATGAAGGACTGGGaggtggagcagcagcaggccaaGGCTCGCTCGCTAGCCGACCGTTGGGCGGAGCTGTCGCGCAAGATCGAGCTGTGGGTGGAGATCCACGAGCTGAACGACAATGGTGACTGGGCACCGGTAGAAGTACAGTGCGCCCGGGACATGCTGACCGGTGGCGTGTATCAGCTGCGGCAAGGGTTCCAGCGGCGGGTGATGGTGCGTGTGAAGCCGGTGCAAAACTCTGGCACCCTGCCGATCATCTGCCAGTCGATCATCAACGTATCGATGGGATGCGTAACCGTCCGCTCGAAGCTGCAAAAACCGATGGACTCGTACCAGGAGGAAGATCTGACCGTGCTGCGAGACAAGTGGAGCGAAGCGCTCGGACGCCGACGGCAGTATCTGGACCAGCAGATCCAGCGATTGATCAACAAGGACGACAAGACGGAACAGGAGAAGGAACGCGAGCAGAGCCTGGTGAACCAGTGGGTCTCGCTGACGGAGGAGCGAAATGCCGTACTGGTACCGGCTCCCGGGTCCGGCATTCCGGGTGCACCGGCCTCCTGGGATCCACCGCTCGGCATGGAACCGCACGTTCCTGTCCTGTTCCTCGATCTCAACGCGGACGATCTGTCGACGCAAGGCCTGTCGAACGATGAGGTTCCGATGGCCGGGCTGAACTCCATCCTGCCGAAAGAGCATGGCAACAAGTTCTACAACTTGCAGATAATCCAGCACCTGGACAAGGACATTTGTGCTATTTGCAGCTGGGACTCGTCCATCCACGATTGTGCGGCATTGAACCGTATCACGGAGGCAAACGAGCGCGTCTATCTGATACTGAAGACGACCGTACGACTTTCGCATCCGGCGCCAATGGACCTGGTGCTGCGCAAGCGGCTGGCCCTGAACATCTACAAGCGCCAGAGCTTCACCGATCGGCTGAAGAAGCTGCGCATCGGACGGGCGGAGTCACTGTCGCTGCAGTCGGGCGTAACGTACGAAGTGGTGTCCAACATTCCGAAGGCATCGGAGGAGCTGGAAGATCGCGAGTCGCTCGCACAAATAGCCGCCACCGGGGACGATTGTTCGGCAAGCGATGGTGAAACCTACATCG AAAAATATACCAAAGGAGTATCGGCCGTGGAGAGCATTCTGACGCTTGATCGGCTACGACAGAGCGTTGCGGTGAAGGAGCTGGAGCAGGTCCGCGGACCGGCACTTTCTATGCGCAAGACGGCCAGTGTGCCGAACTTCTCACAG GCCGTAAAAGATGCCAGGGAGCTTAGTACGAGTCTCACCACCTCGAGGACA ATGCGATTCTTCGATGCCTCGTTCGAATCGTTGTTGAGCATTGGACGTTCGGAATCGTACGCTGACTTGAAGATGGGTCTTAACAATG CGCAAAGCACCCGCGAAACAGCGAACAGCAGGCAAAAGATGAAGAACAACAACGGCGAGGAATCGTCCAGTTCGGGTTACGGTGCAG CTCGTCCCACATTCCTCAATCTCAATATCAATCTGAATTCCTTGCGACTTCAGCCAACTAAAC CGTCCCCAGCCGCCAGTAAGTTGGCTCAACGGATGACGACACTACACGAGGAGCCGCTTATCAAGCAGATTTGCTACGAGGAAGAGGGCGAAGACCACTTCAGCGAGCCGGACTATCCCGAATACAACGATTTCTACGAACAGCCGATGGGCAAGAAGCCATCGCTGTCGAAGATGAAATCATCGTACACGGTTGAATCGTTCATTGACATCGACAAGCGCAGTCAATCGGCCGGCGGTGAAGGCATGAACTCGGCTGGCGGAAAGTTTGCAAGCAAGACGAAGGCAGAGTCAGCGTCGATGGGTGGAATCTCGTCAGCGCCAGTCTCTGGCGGCAGTGCAGGTGGTCCTGGAGCGAAATATCAAACCATGACACCTAGCATGAGCTCGTCCACCTCAAGCGGTTACGGATCGCAGGCCGTATCGTGCAGTAACCTCACCAACGATGACACCTATTCCATCCGATCAATGAGCGTCGGAGAAACGCCAG ATACTATGTCACCGTCCAACAAAATGCAAGAACAAATCATGTCtactagcagcagcaccaatgCCAAATCGGAGGAGGAATCAGTGACCTCTCCGACGACCTCAACGACCGCTTCTGAGCACACGCTGATGGCGGAAAGCATGGACAGCTATAGCAGCAGTCCCACGACGCGGGCCCCGCTCGGTGAACTGCCGAAGCGTGTCAACCCGTTCCTGAAGGATGCCAATATCGAAGCGTTTGACGATGGCATTGCCCAACTCGACGCTGCTAAAGAtgagcagccgcagcagcaagcaTCGGAGGAGGACGAAGGACTCGGTGGCGAACAGAGTCAGTCCGAATCGACGACGACAATGAGCGACTCCACGCAGATGGTTGATGAAAGCGAAGAAAGCGATCATAGCTCAGCTAACACCAAACACTCCTCAGATG TGATGGAAAGCAGCTTCTCCTCGACACCGGGCAAGCAGGAGATCATCCCGGATTGGGTCGTTGTGGGCGAGTCCGTGCTAATAAGACCGTATAACACCAGCGGAGTGATAGCGTTCGTTGGCGCTACACATTTCCAG GGAGGAACTTGGATTGGCGTGGAGCTGGACACGCCTACCGGCAAAAATGACGGTACTGTGCAAGGCATCCAGTACTTTGATTGCCGCCCAAAGCACGGAATTTTCGTGCGCTTCGATAAACTGATCCTGGACAAGCGTGGTCGAGCGATGCGCGAGCTGAAGAAGGCAGAAAAGATGAAAG CGGAACTTGCTGGTGGCAAGGGAGGACAAAGGCCACTGACCGGCGGCACCGGCACGGCAACGAATGGACCACGCAAATGA